The Candidatus Epulonipiscium sp. DNA segment TATTTTGAACAAAAAAGTACAGTGGATTATATCGGGGTGGTTCAAGGCATTCCAATATGTTTTGATGCTAAAGAAACGACAAGAAAAAGTTTGCCCATACAAAACATTCATCCTCACCAAATATCTTTTATGGGAAATTTTGAAAGCCAAGGAGGGGTATCTTTTCTTTTGGTCCATTTTGTTGAATATAATAATTATTTTATGCTTCCTTTTTCTATTTTAAAAGGGCATTGGGATAAGGCGAGGGTTGGGGGGCGAAAGTCTATTCCTTATGATGCCTTTCCAAAAGAATTCGAGGTTTTTAGCCGTCAAGGGGCATATATCCATTACCTAGAAGCTTTAAATACCTACTTATTATCTAAAGATAATAAAACTAATATGAATAAAACCCAATAATATGGTAAAGATAGCATATGAAGGAAGGGATTCGTGTGAGAAAAATCAAACTTCATATGCTTTTACTCCTATTTTTGATTGTTGTGGGATGCAGTGCATCTCCTGATACCGATAAAAATGATGTCATAGATAGTGGAAAGGAAGTATCCTTATCACTAGAGGTACCTTTTTCAAAAACTAATTACAAATTATTCATGGCTAGACATAGGGAGCTTAAATTGTATGAGCCTAGGAATGGATGTTATACAGGAGCGTATATTTTATCGAATCCTGATGTTAATTTCGATATTGCCTCTTTTGAAAATATAACTCAGACAAATCATGGAATATATTTAAGAAACATGAAACTTGGGTCGGTATTTCCTATCGAATGGGTTTTAGAGTGTACATCTCAGATGAAAACACCCTTTGTTATATTGCAGCCTCCTAGTAAGGATTTTCCATACCAAGAATATTTATTAGAAGATACAGCAAAAGGATTTGGAGAATATTTTATCCCCATATTTGTACAATTTTATCCTAATCCGCAGCAGTATAAGAATCCAGAAGAATATAAGGAATTTTTTAAAAAGGCAAGAAATATATTCGAACAATATGCCCCTAATGTAGCATTTGTATGGAGTGTTAATGCCAAAAACAATAAAGACAGCTTACTATATTATCCTGGAGATGAAGTGGTTGATTGGGTAGGTATAGATGCATACGATTTAATATACGATGGGGATATAAAAAATAAAAAGAACATTTTCGAAGATATCGATTTTATATATTTTTTATTTCAAGGAAAGAAGCCAATTATGATTTCCCAACTTGGCATATCCCATTATACAAAGAAAGATCATGGATATTACATTGATGAAGCTGCAGGTAAAATAAAAACATTTTATAAATCTATCAAAAATAATTATCCCATGGTTAAAGCTATAAATTATATGGATTTTAATAATATTGAGACGGCTCCCGATGGAGTAGGATATGATAATTTTAAAATTACTGATCAAAACATACTTATAGAAGCCTATAAAGAGGCCCTTAAGGATGCTTATTTTACTGACACTGTGGATATACAAAGCTTTGGCATGGATGAAAAAGCTTGGTTTGTCAGTTATTATCCGCTCTACAAAAGGAATGAGGACTTTTATATTTGTTATGAAGTCATAAAATACGAATTGGATGATGAAAATATAATAATCAACGAAAAAAATAAAATTGTTATAGGTGAAACCATATATTATTCTTTAAAAGATATAGTAGCAGATAATGGATTTAAAATTACAACTGATTTAGAAAATAAAATAATAAAGCTAAGCAAGGAAGGCGTATAGGAACCATTACCTACGTCTTCCTTTAAATTATCTAAAAGATAAAATTGACAAAACCTCATTTTGCCTATATAATAAAAATAATTCATCAATTTATAACTTTACAACAGTAAAGGGATATGATAGTAAAGGGGGATTATTATGAAGGATTACAAACTCCACACCCCAGAAGGGGTAAGGGATTTGCTTCCGGAAGAATGTGCAAAAAAGATTGAAATAGAAAGAAGAATTGAATCCGTTTTTCATAGGTATGGATTTTATAATATGCAGTCTCCTATGTTTGAATACTATGATGTATTTTCAGATGAAAATGATAGTATTCAGCAAAAACATATGTATAAGTTTTTTGATAGGGAAGGAATGATTCTTGCACTTAGGCCAGATATGACACCACCTATTGCTAGAATAGCGGCAACTACCTTAAAAGAAGAGGAAAAACCCATACGGCTTTGTTATTTAGGAAATGCTTTTCGTTATAATGAAAGTTATCAGGGTAAAACAAGGGAATTTTCCCAAGCGGGTGTAGAACTTTTAGGAATTAACTCTGACGAAGCCGATGCAGAGTTAATAGCTTTAGCTATTAATAGTTTAAGCACTTCCGGGCTTAAGGAATTTCAAATCGATTTAGGTCAAGTAGAATTTTTTAAAGGCATAATTCAAGAAGCAGGATTAAACGAAGAAGAGGCTGAACAATTAAGACAATTAATTGAAAGTAAAGATTTTATTGGAGTAGAAGAATTAATAGAACAGTTTGAGTTGGATTCTAATCTAAAAAGATTATTTTTAGATTTACCTAAATTATGTGGTTCAATTGATGTTATCGAAAAGACAAAGGATTTAACAGATAACCCTAGGGCAAAAAAGGCATTGGAAAAACTAGAAAATGTCTATTCAATTTTATGCGACTATGGGGTAGAAAAATATGTTTCCTTTGATCTTGGAATGGTAAATCGAATTAATTATTATACGGGGATTATATTTAGAGGATATACTTATGGAACAGGTTTTTCTATTTTAGATGGAGGGCGGTATGATGGATTAGTGGGGGAGTTTGGTAAGGATTGCCCTGCAGTGGGGTTTGGAATTATGATAGATCAGCTTATTAATGCAATAAACAGACAAAAGATAGAAATTCCCGTCTGGAAAGTAGATACCTTACTAGTTTATACCCCTAAGGGAAGAAAACAAGCTTTAATGACAAGTGATAATCTAAGAAGCCAGGGGATGTATATCGAAAACAGTTTAATAAATGGGGATATAGAAAAAAACAAAAAGTATGCTCTGTCTAAAAACATAGGTGGTATTTTATATTTCATGGATGAAGAAAATGTAGAACTTATGAATTTGATTACGAATGAAACAGTGAAGACTACCGTAGAGGAATTGCTCAAAAGAGCTGATGAGGGGGAAAGTCGGTGAGATATTTAACATTTGCCTTAGCAAAAGGACGATTAGCAGTCAAAACTATGGAATTATTTGAGATGATAGGATTCAAATGCGATGAAATGAAAGAAAAATCCAGGAAGCTAGTTTTTACCAATGAAGAATTGAAACTAAAATTTTTTCTTGCTAAGGCTTCAGATGTACCCACATATGTAGAGTATGGGGCTGCAGATATTGGGGTAGTAGGGAAGGATACGCTATTAGAAGAAAAACGAAACCTATATGAAGTCCTCAACTTGGGTTTTGGGAAATGTCGGATGGCAGTGGCAGGTCCCCGAGAAATGAAAAATAAATTAGATAAAGGTCAAGACCTTAGGGTGGCTACCAAATATCCTAATATAGCAAGCGATTATTTTTACCATAAAAAGCAGCAAACTGTAGAAATCATAAAGCTTAATGGTTCTGTAGAATTGGCTCCCATTGTGGGACTGTCAGAAGTTATAGTAGATATAGTAGAGACAGGGGGCACCCTAAAGGAGAATGGCTTAGTGGTACTCGAAGAAATTTGTCCGATATCTGCAAGAATGGTTGTGAATCGTGTAAGTATGAAAATGGAATATAATAGGATTACAGATTTAATTGAGAAGGTTAAAAAAATCTTGGCGGATGAATAGAGGTGGAATATGATACAGGTTATTGATAATCAAAATTATGATGGTGGAGAGTTTATTGATACTCTACTAGGAAGATCGCAACTTAATTTTAAAGATGTGCAGGATACAGTGGACGAAATAATTGAAAATGTAAAAATGAAAAAAAATGCAGCAGTTCTAGAATATACCCAAAAGTTTGATAAGGCTTCCCTAAGTAGTAGGACTATGAGGGTTACAAAAGAAGAAATTGAATTGGCTTATAGGCAACTAGATCCTAACCTAATTGGTATTATAGAAAGGGCAGCGGAAAGAATTCGTATATTCCACGAAAAGCAGAAAAGGAACAGCTGGATTAGTCCAGACGAAAAAGGGGTTATTCTAGGGCAAATGACAATACCCATGGAAAGCGTAGGGGTATATGTTCCAGGAGGAACGGCAGCGTATCCTTCTTCCGTGCTTATGAATGTAATACCTGCTAAGGTAGCAGGGGTTAAAAATATTATTATGGTGACGCCCCCACAAAAAGATGGCAGTGTAAATCCTGGGGTGTTGGTGGCTGCTAAAATAGCAGAGGTCACCGAAATATATAAAGTAGGTGGAGCCCAAGCAGTAGCGGCCCTAGCTTTTGGAACGGAGACAATTCCTAAGGTGGATAAGATAGTAGGCCCAGGAAACATATATGTTACTCTAGCTAAAAAGACTGTTTTTGGCCATGTAAGTATTGATTCCATAGCGGGACCGAGTGAAATACTTGTATTGGCCGATGATAGTGCAAACCCTGTATTTGTAGCTGCGGATTTATTATCTCAGGCAGAACACGATGAACTTGCCTCAGCTATCCTGGTAACTACCAGTGCAGAGTTAGCTTATGCCGTAAAGGATGAATTAGCTCAACAAACAGCATTACTTTCCAGAAAAGAAATAATAGAAAAATCCTTAAAAAATTTTGGAGCCATTATTATTGTAAATAATATCCAAGAGGCCATAGAAATAAGTAATCAAATTGCTCCGGAACATCTAGAAATTTGCATGAGAGAATCTCTTACCCTACTTCCCAAAATAAAGAATGCAGGAGCTATATTTCTAGGAAATTATTCTCCAGAGCCTCTCGGAGATTATATGGCAGGGCCCAACCATGTTCTTCCAACCAGTGGAACAGCTAAGTTTTTTTCTCCACTTAATGTAGATGATTTTACGAAAAAATCCAGCATTATATATTTTCCCGAGGAAGCGCTAGAAGAATTAAGTAACGATATAATAACATTTGCAGAAGCTGAAAAATTAACAGCCCATGCCAATTCTGTGAGGGTGAGATTTAAAAATGATTAAGGACTATATCAGAAAAGAATTAAGGGATTTTAAACCCTACCATACACCATTTATACCACAAAAGATTAAATTAGATGCTAATGAAAGTCCCTTTGGACTAAGTGGTAATGTAAAGGAAAAGCTAATAAATTGGGTAAAAGAAAGGGAAAACTTAAACTTTTATCCAGATACGGATTCAACGGAATTAAGAAGAACAATAGCCTCCTACTGGAATTTAAATATGGAGAATATTATTTTGGGTGTAGGATCTGATCAACTTATTGACTGTATGATGAAAGTCTTTCTTGATCCTAAGGATAAAGTGGTTATGCCTACTCCCTCCTTTAGCATGTATAGTCAGACAACAATACTAAATCATGGTATTCCCATAGAAGTAGAACTTAACGAAGACTATACTTATTCATGGGAGAATATTATTAAAGCTTGTAGGAGAAATAACCCCAAATTATTAATACTATGTAGTCCTAATAATCCTACGGGGAATATTCTTTCTAAGGTTCATATTGAAGAAATTGCTAAGAATGTGGATTGTCCCATTCTAGTTGATGAAGCATATGGAGAATTTGCTGATGAAACAGGAATAGAACTCATAAATGAGTATCCCAATATTGTTATATTTAGGACGTTTTCAAAGGCATATGGATTAGCGGGACTTAGGGTAGGCTATGGCATTGGCTCAAAAGAAATGATAGATGCAATCTATCTTACAAAGCCTCC contains these protein-coding regions:
- the hisZ gene encoding ATP phosphoribosyltransferase regulatory subunit, which codes for MKDYKLHTPEGVRDLLPEECAKKIEIERRIESVFHRYGFYNMQSPMFEYYDVFSDENDSIQQKHMYKFFDREGMILALRPDMTPPIARIAATTLKEEEKPIRLCYLGNAFRYNESYQGKTREFSQAGVELLGINSDEADAELIALAINSLSTSGLKEFQIDLGQVEFFKGIIQEAGLNEEEAEQLRQLIESKDFIGVEELIEQFELDSNLKRLFLDLPKLCGSIDVIEKTKDLTDNPRAKKALEKLENVYSILCDYGVEKYVSFDLGMVNRINYYTGIIFRGYTYGTGFSILDGGRYDGLVGEFGKDCPAVGFGIMIDQLINAINRQKIEIPVWKVDTLLVYTPKGRKQALMTSDNLRSQGMYIENSLINGDIEKNKKYALSKNIGGILYFMDEENVELMNLITNETVKTTVEELLKRADEGESR
- the hisD gene encoding histidinol dehydrogenase; translation: MIQVIDNQNYDGGEFIDTLLGRSQLNFKDVQDTVDEIIENVKMKKNAAVLEYTQKFDKASLSSRTMRVTKEEIELAYRQLDPNLIGIIERAAERIRIFHEKQKRNSWISPDEKGVILGQMTIPMESVGVYVPGGTAAYPSSVLMNVIPAKVAGVKNIIMVTPPQKDGSVNPGVLVAAKIAEVTEIYKVGGAQAVAALAFGTETIPKVDKIVGPGNIYVTLAKKTVFGHVSIDSIAGPSEILVLADDSANPVFVAADLLSQAEHDELASAILVTTSAELAYAVKDELAQQTALLSRKEIIEKSLKNFGAIIIVNNIQEAIEISNQIAPEHLEICMRESLTLLPKIKNAGAIFLGNYSPEPLGDYMAGPNHVLPTSGTAKFFSPLNVDDFTKKSSIIYFPEEALEELSNDIITFAEAEKLTAHANSVRVRFKND
- a CDS encoding ATP phosphoribosyltransferase, encoding MRYLTFALAKGRLAVKTMELFEMIGFKCDEMKEKSRKLVFTNEELKLKFFLAKASDVPTYVEYGAADIGVVGKDTLLEEKRNLYEVLNLGFGKCRMAVAGPREMKNKLDKGQDLRVATKYPNIASDYFYHKKQQTVEIIKLNGSVELAPIVGLSEVIVDIVETGGTLKENGLVVLEEICPISARMVVNRVSMKMEYNRITDLIEKVKKILADE
- a CDS encoding Holliday junction resolvase RecU; the protein is MGYWNTRGLRGSTLEELINYTNETYKNKGLAVIQKVPTPIKPIKIDKSSRTITLAYFEQKSTVDYIGVVQGIPICFDAKETTRKSLPIQNIHPHQISFMGNFESQGGVSFLLVHFVEYNNYFMLPFSILKGHWDKARVGGRKSIPYDAFPKEFEVFSRQGAYIHYLEALNTYLLSKDNKTNMNKTQ
- the hisC gene encoding histidinol-phosphate transaminase — protein: MIKDYIRKELRDFKPYHTPFIPQKIKLDANESPFGLSGNVKEKLINWVKERENLNFYPDTDSTELRRTIASYWNLNMENIILGVGSDQLIDCMMKVFLDPKDKVVMPTPSFSMYSQTTILNHGIPIEVELNEDYTYSWENIIKACRRNNPKLLILCSPNNPTGNILSKVHIEEIAKNVDCPILVDEAYGEFADETGIELINEYPNIVIFRTFSKAYGLAGLRVGYGIGSKEMIDAIYLTKPPYNLSTLSQKIATWVLEDAKSYKKRISYLKNERDDLLEELKKIPDIKVSPSDANFILIETRDLNLDKKLEKRGIFVRSFKGNQNSLLLRITVGYKEQNKMLIDALKSVL